In one Colletotrichum destructivum chromosome 2, complete sequence genomic region, the following are encoded:
- a CDS encoding Putative peptidase S8/S53 domain-containing protein has protein sequence MDPSPEYNFDQIVGHIRSEIDEIKQLERKGLASEKKQCVEKLIVFVEDNSEGLSRDDGHTVLHRFLYDGSMAENCPPEVFRAILFYRPECILMYDDKEVPLVEFIRRRSETMTRAIIEFMASDVKSFSLARLVEEVENWIPDDYGIKERGREVVQAAFDFYDKGQLLPLDIELLEMLVRLATPDMLRKGLGSELSPLEQALRYDVSVKKPERQLALVRLILDKCEESIDDVVNERAKLKVGPGKTEVSPCKRSVYQWHVATRESWHRRRDEQMQSDANGVTRPAGPQQANTNGGLLEERQRMKGTLLSKPGPPGKLYSIPGINSTAPMSRPEDASTSKHIRGLSSNLRPGPNRQHAIQAGQEKEGQHRPFQSRIGPMNRRMASETRVTKQEIDNADEASKSVLRELGLRFLRWTLFNRGSGDVTLEETMQSFFGTEKQHYYFAMDLTKVYKDMTEPLVKSYFSQRKHYHVLRHVVLPRARILLENESDKSTQPRYTDQLQFFRWFRSWGVEKILKVVVDDRAHPHRDEEIEEVLAGLRGKEPLHQRSFDVEVLDWRKEDLCPEVIRTAAPQVRELHLYWSGRNSVLRGWSEPEGLPLLESLRTVYLYYTQPSVSMKRVEANVAAFIERMMQPRPRSKEIARGAHDEVLVKLPQRQPTLTPTSLARQMTRTSLTETQDSDNLLPKITIHDMGQITVAGLSTSVGTAGLGTGAVEQPWFKYVEDFVSMIPPLPDSAYSAGNPHLRRVRVALIDDGVDIFDKGMRTLQPRFREGQSFDQTMPDGPNPVYSSVSGHGTFMAKSILRICPFADVVPYRLTTIPDPTGKILRPEPGSAAKAIRAAIFQGVDIISMSWTIRKDDSEFNKPGMSELRRVVADARTARRRIPIMFCAASDDGNQARGGQHGKEELPRDMDKDIFCIGAADSSGQVWPKVTDQSGLHFIFPGVDIKDVTAGDDGADGTGTGTGTTQLHDLLSGGSNNGRTGSSVATALAAGLAALLIHCTKLGLYYTREWRHNADRAASAETIIQPALVDQIASFTGMKSALDRLSTDSRSGTRYANPTEVFGRATQGLKEYEARGGTENNLPDSLGPIATLCRNLCEA, from the exons ATGGACCCTTCACCGGAGTACAATTTCGACCAGATTGTAGGGCACATCAGGAGTGAAATCGACGAGATTAAGCAGCTCGAACGAAAGGGACTCGCGTCTGAGAAGAAGCAATGCGTCGAGAAACTCATCGTCTTTGTGGAAGACAACAGCGAGGGCCTTTCTCGGGACGACGGCCACACGGTCTTACACCGTTTCCTCTACGACGGAAGCATGGCCGAGAACTGCCCGCCCGAAGTCTTCCGCGCGATACTCTTCTACAGACCCGAATGCATCCTCATGTATGACGACAAGGAGGTCCCGCTCGTCGAGTTCATCAGGCGGCGCTCCGAGACCATGACGCGCGCCATCATCGAGTTCATGGCCAGCGACGTCAAGAGCTTCAGCCTGGCCAGgctggtcgaggaggtcgagaacTGGATCCCCGACGACTACGGGATTAAAGAGCGCGGCAGGGAGGTCGTTCAGGCTGCCTTCGACTTCTACGACAAGGGCCAGCTGCTGCCGCTCGACATCGAACTCCTCGAGATGCTCGTGAGGCTCGCGACGCCCGACATGCTGCGGAAGGGCTTGGGCAGCGAGCTCAGCCCGCTGGAACAGGCGCTACGTTACGACGTGTCCGTCAAGAAACCAGAGCGGCAGCTGGCGCTCGTGAGgctcatcctcgacaagtGCGAGGAGAGCATCGACGACGTTGTGAACGAGAGGGCCAAGCTCAAGGTCGGCCCGGGCAAGACGGAGGTGTCTCCCTGCAAGCGGAGCGTGTACCAGTGGCACGTCGCCACACGGGAGTCCTGGCATCGCCGGCGTGACGAACAGATGCAATCCGACGCGAACGGTGTTACGAGACCAGCTGGACCGCAACAAGCGAACACTAACGGCGggctgctggaggagaggCAGAGGATGAAGGGGACGTTGCTGTCCAAGCCGGGACCGCCGGGCAAGCTCTATTCGATCCCGGGGATCAACAGCACTGCTCCAATGTCCAGACCCGAGGACGCGAGCACTTCCAAGCACATCCGTGGTCTATCCAGCAATCTCAGGCCAGGTCCCAACAGACAGCACGCAATCCAGGCCGgccaggagaaggagggccAGCACCGGCCTTTCCAGTCGCGCATCGGCCCGATGAACCGGCGGATGGCCAGCGAAACGCGGGTCACCAAGCAGGAAATTGACAACGCGGACGAGGCGAGCAAGAGTGTTCTCCGGGAACTTGGGCTCCGATTCCTCCGGTGGACGCTTTTCAACCGCGGATCGGGGGACGTTACGTTGGAAGAGACGATGCAGAGCTTCTTTGGCACCGAGAAACAAC ACTATTACTTTGCAATGGACCTTACAAAAGTCTACAAAGACATGACGGAGCCCCTCGTCAAGAGCTACTTTAGCCAGCGGAAGCACTACCACGTCCTCCGTCACGTCGTGCTCCCGCGCGCCcgcatcctcctcgagaACGAGAGTGACAAGTCCACCCAGCCACGCTACACAGACCAGCTTCAGTTCTTCCGCTGGTTCCGTTCCTGGGGCGTCGAGAAGATCCTCAAggtggtcgtcgacgaccgcgCCCACCCGCAccgggacgaggagattgaggaggTGCTGGCCGGTCTGCGCGGCAAGGAGCCGCTGCACCAGAGGTcgttcgacgtcgaggtgctCGACTGGCGGAAGGAGGACCTGTGCCCCGAGGTGATtcgcacggcggcgccccaGGTGCGCGAGCTGCACTTATACTGGAGCGGGAGGAACTCGGTGCTTCGCGGATGGAGCGAGCCCGAGGGGCTACCTCTGCTGGAATCCCTGAGGACGGTCTATCTGTACTACACGCAGCCTTCGGTGAGCATGAAGCGCGTCGAGGCCAACGTTGCGGCCTTTATAGAACGCATGATGCAGCCGAGACCGCGGTCCAAGGAAATCGCCCGGGGGGCACACGATGAGGTCCTTGTGAAGCTGCCACAACGCCAGCCGACTCTAACGCCGACCTCGCTGGCCAGacagatgacgaggacgagcctAACCGAGACCCAGGACTCGGACAACCTGCTGCCCAAGATCACGATTCATGACATGGGACAGATCACGGTGGCGGGGTTGTCGACCTCGGTCGGCACCGCGGGCTTGGGGACTGGGGCCGTTGAGCAGCCGTGGTTCAAGTACGTCGAGGACTTCGTCTCGATGATCCCACCCTTGCCGGACAGCGCCTACAGCGCGGGGAACCCCCACTTGCGGCGGGTGCGGGTGGCTCTCatcgacgatggcgtcgacatcttcgacAAGGGCATGCGAACGCTGCAGCCGCGGTTCCGCGAGGGCCAGAGCTTCGACCAGACGATGCCCGACGGGCCGAACCCGGTGTACTCATCCGTCAGCGGGCACGGCACGTTCATGGCCAAGTCCATCCTGCGGATATGTCCCTTTGCCGATGTTGTGCCATATAGGCTGACCACCATTCCGGATCCGACGGGCAAGATCCTGCGGCCGGAGCCGGGGAGTGCGGCcaag GCCATCCGGGCCGCCATCTTCCAGggcgtcgacatcatcaGCATGTCCTGGACGATCCGCAAGGACGACAGCGAGTTCAACAAGCCCGGCATGAGCGAGCTGCGCCGCGTCGTGGCCGACGCCCgtaccgcccgccggcgcaTCCCCATCATGTTCTGCGCGGcgagcgacgacggcaaccaGGCGCGCGGCGGGCAGCACGGCAAGGAAGAGCTGCCGCGCGACATGGACAAGGACATCTTCtgcatcggcgccgccgactcgAGCGGCCAGGTGTGGCCCAAGGTCACGGACCAGAGCGGCCTGCACTTCATCTTCCCGGGGGTCGACATCAAGGACGTCaccgcgggcgacgacggggccgacggtaccggcaccggcaccggtACTACCCAGCTCCACGACCTCctgagcggcggcagcaacaacgggcGGACGGGGTCCTCGGTCGCCACGGCGCTTGCGGCCGGCCTCGCGGCGCTGCTGATCCACTGCACGAAACTGGGGTTGTACTACACGCGCGAGTGGCGGCACAACGCGGAccgggcggcgtcggccgagacCATCATCCAgccggccctcgtcgaccagatCGCGTCCTTCACGGGCATGAAGAGCGCGCTCGACAGGCTGAGCACCGACAGCCGCAGCGGGACGCGGTACGCGAACCCGACCGAGGTGTTCGGCCGGGCCACGCAGGGCTTGAAGGAGTACGAGGCGCGCGGGGGCACCGAGAATAACCTGCCGGACTCGCTGGGGCCGATCGCCACGCTTTGTAGAAACCTGTGCGAGGCGTGA
- a CDS encoding Putative ankyrin repeat-containing domain superfamily: protein MNRSIVLVHGLSRPGDMPWTEAEGCTPWLQRDLFEKSNARVISFNYDVDPGESEAVYTQSGLGIVARQLLDNIVSLRETEVFVGCPHRSLGLASLTNDLVTLFHTTHNYPSFGLLQAARVCASTVINANRLFLESSVPLRVEIASVFSRSSSNAERVFEEFTATLGLTCEVRIGLPGPHSKLLRDNTEDEVYKPLQKILGFSGQEGVSSSIWPVVERYEGLRFLLSTVAPERSLQVKPDEAASDGLLSMDEFVSWTRRSQTSQTARYLSIPTDQSTSTIMNDFLRFVSDNSKHTVRSRFRLFSFQFRELKLHPDVDMGPRVSGTRLVLASFVAQALAYLLPRREPAFRPSELLASWKAASPELLTEYHLVRVFVTLNLLLWQIRVQAIWSIWDLEHCPGDGGPARLIQDLMGYFQFTDLKPPILFAGSGDAKLGLTEVMTTAGVASLELRLRARRGSSSDLEKRVSAELALVRALHPGHGPLPGPVHDLLTDSCTETSLREALLQWIARTAHTSVTRVQWLGRIRHALSDQGHIEPLSLQSAITSSLSREENQMAQSVIRWVLHSRRKLSPNELVTALGLEHSLAIQPGQDARSVFHLEDTRDEDEDEASILSLEPILDCLSGLVNVVDNEVHLSRWVCTDAFVNSGSETTDRPHDTDDGESHLLILRCLLLHFSSKARRRVSDHQPAGGSFQSSLFQHDFTAYALHFWPHHFKFAQSQSSTREKTESFLADFLGKETAAVALMLQYIQSSRAEAIRTTETNEGTAAAVTLLASSGFGDIGEIAALVGSPGWESDAKTLFPALLGAVSGGHGELVRRLSLSPLDDDAAKDVLSRAEAGELGSNAMLHMFHQAKLREGDFQLPAPFLIRAAYAGIEEIFNDEMAKVSLDRPTDGDSFWRDSLCRAVVSRHFNIAELLAPAAIPSLSDGDKRDVFVAAAYQGGPTVLLALMRLLSADDHVRYLWILARAGNYQVVEELLLELFGDEAPRQYLTDDSIKSSVDIAVTMSSVEVVRAILRHVDVARDGEALLDALRLAVGVSASRDMCALFLATGIKIEDRQGEDYMTEAVRGDNRELAKLLVSHGAKVDAKGPQGQAPLLIAASNGSLAMVKFLVDEKADINIRTTGGGVTPLYAASLNNKPDVVEHLLSRGADVRIPTLTRNWSPLECSYDFPDVLRHLVTKASPPPDYRRLTEFGECEATALFLAARNDCVESVRLLLEHGDPDLEFAPAVDIGDNDPAAGFTALAMAARHSNTEVVRLLLAAGANVNHRIQWQGQSVLHCVWDDKTMAAVLEYGPDIESRDSNGITPLNWHASGDDVGLLRRLVNAGAAVKTTDEDGNTPLMNAVRGGCLENLKFLTSKGVPVHHDSGRFGYPVHVCCSFGRLEALRFLVERGADVNQWHGFHGTPLEAACTRTSENQMAVIRYLVEEKGADVNAGGSHFVGILGQAFLSGTAELVTHLVDKGSKIDGVDRTGLPSLFNVCFREKGALELLDLAVVSHGAVTTLSARDRMARTILHCAAMAGHIDLVKRLVELEPALVQGRDGDGWTALHWAARRPRLVDDTPSRDAHQDDESKAQVMRFLVEKGCPGLEETVSAGERTWTVLEIAKNHGAPDVVVDTVKQMMEERETTAEDSREALLREHDGWSCDACRGRIWGPLYKCTGDSCYGNFGLCFKCMPYKDLVHDPTHILVEDGEREW from the exons ATGAATCGTagcatcgtcctcgtccacggccTGTCTCGGCCCGGCGACATGCCGTGGACGGAGGCAGAGGGCTGTACGCCTTGGCTCCAGCGGGACCTCTTCGAGAAGAGCAATGCCCGCGTCATCAGCTTCAACTACGACGTCGACCCGGGGGAGAGCGAGGCCGTGTACACCCAGTCCGGGTTAGGTATCGTAGCACGCCAGCTTTTGGATAACATCGTGTCTTTGAGAGAAACAGAA GTCTTCGTCGGCTGCCCGCATAGaagcctcggcctcgcctcgcTCACCAACGATCTTGTGACTCTGTTTCACACCACACATAACTATCCCAGCTTCGGCTTGCTCCAGGCCGCTCGGGTATGCGCTTCCACCGTCATCAACGCCAACCGCCTGTTCCTGGAGAGCAGCGTACCTCTCCGGGTTGAAATAGCCAGCGTCTTCAGTCGCAGTTCGAGTAACGCTGAACGA GTCTTCGAAGAGTTCACAGCCACGCTGGGTTTGACTTGTGAGGTTCGCATCGGACTGCCGGGCCCCCATAGCAAGTTGCTGCGAGACAACACGGAGGATGAAGTCTACAAACCGTTACAGAAGATACTCGGCTTCTCCGGGCAAG AAGGAGTTTCTAGCTCGATATGGCCCGTTGTCGAACGATACGAGGGACTCCGTTTCCTCCTCTCAACCGTGGCCCCTGAGCGCTCTCTCCAAGTAAAACCCGATGAAGCCGCCTCGGATGGCTTATTGTCCATGGACGAGTTCGTCAGCTGGACGCGGCGCTCCCAAACCTCCCAAACCGCCCGCTATCTTTCTATTCCCACCGATCAGTCGACATCAACCATTATGAACGATTTTTTACGGTTTGTCTCTGACAACAGCAAACACACCGTCCGGTCCCGATTCCGGCTCTTCAGCTTCCAGTTCCGCGAGCTGAAGCTTCATCCAgacgtcgacatgggccCTCGTGTCAGCGGCACGCGCCTGGTCCTGGCAAGCTTCGTGGCCCAGGCACTCGCATACCTACTCCCTCGCAGGGAACCGGCATTCAGGCCGTCCGAACTGCTGGCTTCTTGGAAGGCTGCCTCGCCCGAGCTGCTGACCGAATATCATCTGGTGCGTGTCTTCGTCACTCTGAACCTGCTGCTCTGGCAGATTAGAGTCCAAGCCATCTGGTCCATCTGGGACTTGGAGCACTGTCCCGGTGACGGGGGGCCCGCGCGGCTGATACAGGACTTGATGGGCTATTTCCAGTTTACCGATTTGAAGCCCCCCATTCTCTTTGCCGGTTCGGGAGACGCTAAGTTGGGCCTGACAGAGGTCATGACAACCGCTGGTGTGGCTTCATTGGAGTTGAGACTGAGAGCTCGTCGTGGCTCGTCCTCCGACCTCGAAAAACGTGTTTCCGCTGAGCTGGCGCTGGTACGGGCTCTCCATCCAGGCCATGGCCCTCTGCCGGGGCCCGTCCATGATCTGCTGACGGACTCATGCACGGAGACGTCACTTCGCGAGGCACTTCTGCAATGGATTGCCAGGACGGCCCATACGAGTGTGACGAGGGTTCAGTGGCTGGGGCGGATCCGGCATGCTCTCAGCGACCAAGGCCATATTGAGCCGCTGAGTCTACAGAGTGCCATAACGAGCTCGCTTTCCAGAGAGGAGAATCAGATGGCGCAGAGCGTAATCCGCTGGGTTCTGCATTCTCGCCGGAAACTCTCTCCGAACGAGCTCGTCACTGCTCTGGGTCTCGAGCATAGTCTCGCCATCCAGCCAGGGCAAGACGCCAGATCCGTATTCCATCTTGAAGATACgagagacgaggacgaggacgaggcttCGATTCTTAGTTTGGAGCCTATACTAGACTGCTTATCCGGTCTCGTCAACGTGGTCGACAACGAGGTTCACCTCTCCCGCTGGGTATGTACTGACGCGTTTGTCAATTCTGGATCTGAGACTACGGACCGGCCGCACGATACGGACGATGGAGAGTCGCACTTACTCATATTACgctgtcttcttctccatttCTCTTCCAAGGCGAGACGTCGGGTATCGGATCACCAACCCGCTGGCGGCTCCTTTCAGTCTTCTTTGTTCCAGCACGACTTTACCGCGTATGCTCTCCATTTCTGGCCGCACCACTTCAAATTCGCACAGTCTCAATCATCAACGCGAGAAAAGACTGAATCATTCCTGGCAGACTTTTTGGGAAAAGAGACGGCGGCCGTTGCGTTGATGCTGCAATATATCCAGAGCAGCCGGGCCGAGGCTATCAGAACGACAGAGACAAACGAAgggaccgccgccgcagttACCTTGCTCGCGAGCTCCGGCTTCGGTGACATCGGCGAGATCGCCGCTCTTGTGGGCAGCCCCGGGTGGGAGTCTGACGCGAAGACATTGTTCCCGGCCCTATTGGGGGCAGTCAGCGGAGGCCACGGAGAGCTCGTGAGACGGCtatccctctctcccctgGATGACGACGCGGCCAAAGATGTCTTATCCCGGGCCGAAGCAGGCGAGTTGGGCAGCAATGCCATGCTTCACATGTTCCATCAGGCGAAGCTCAGAGAGGGGGACTTCCAACTCCCAGCTCCTTTTCTCATTCGCGCCGCCTACGCCGGTATCGAAGAGATTTTCAACGATGAGATGGCCAAGGTGTCACTCGACCGGCCCACTGATGGCGACTCGTTTTGGAGGGATTCTCTATGTCGGGCCGTGGTTTCACGGCATTTCAATATCGCGGAGTTGCTGGCGCCGGCCGCAATTCCTAGCCtgagcgacggcgacaagcGTGACGTCTTTGTGGCGGCTGCGTATCAAGGAGGACCAACAGTCTTGTTGGCCCTCATGAGACTGCTCTCCGCGGATGATCATGTGCGTTATCTTTGGATCCTGGCCCGCGCCGGTAACTACCAGGTCGTGGAAGAGTTACTCCTCGAActcttcggggacgaggcTCCGCGCCAGTATCTCACCGACGACAGCATCAAGTCGAGCGTAGACATTGCTGTAACGATGTCTTCCGTTGAAGTCGTCAGGGCCATTCTCAGAcatgtcgacgtcgcccgcgacggcgaggccctgCTCGACGCTCTCCGGCTTGCCGTCGGGGTGTCGGCGTCCAGAGACATGTGTGctctcttcttggccacggGCATTAAGATCGAGGATCGGCAAGGAGAGGACTACATGACCGAGGCAGTACGCGGAGACAATAGGGAACTGGCGAAGCTCCTTGTCAGCCACGGAGCCAAGGTTGATGCCAAAGGTCCCCAGGGCCAGGCGCCgctcctcatcgccgccagcaACGGCTCGTTGGCCATGGTAAAGTTCCTCGTTGACGAGAAGGCAGACATTAACATACGGACGACGGGGGGAGGCGTCACACCGCTGTACGCGGCGTCGTTGAACAACAAGCCCGATGTTGTCGAGCATCTCCTGAGCCGAGGAGCGGACGTCCGTATCCCGACCCTCACACGCAACTGGTCGCCGCTGGAGTGTTCGTACGACTTCCCGGACGTGCTCCGCCACCTCGTCACCAaggcatcgccgcctccggaCTACCGGCGTCTGACCGAGTTCGGCGAGTGCGAAGCCACGgcgctcttcctcgccgcgcgAAACGACTGCGTCGAATCCGtccggctgctgctggagcaCGGCGACCCGGACCTGGAGTTCGCGCCCGCGGTGGACATTGGCGACAACGACCCCGCGGCCGGCTTCACGGCcctcgccatggccgcgCGGCATTCCAACACCGAGGTCGTGAgactgctgctggccgcgGGGGCCAACGTCAACCACCGCATCCAGTGGCAGGGGCAGTCGGTCCTCCACTGCGTCTGGGACGACAAGACGATGGCGGCCGTCCTCGAGTATGGCCCGGATATAGAATCGAGGGACTCCAACGGCATCACGCCCCTGAACTGGCACGCTAGCGgagacgacgtcggcctgctcAGGCGCCTGGTCAACGCCGGAGCGGCTGTCAAGACgaccgacgaggacggaAACACGCCGCTCATGAACGCCGTCAGGGGCGGTTGTCTCGAGAACCTCAAGTTCCTCACGTCCAAGGGCGTGCCCGTCCACCACGACTCGGGGCGCTTCGGATACCCGGTCCACGTGTGCTGCTCCTTTGGCAGGCTGGAGGCCCTgcgcttcctcgtcgagcgaGGCGCCGACGTGAACCAGTGGCACGGGTTCCACGGGACGCCTCTGGAGGCGGCTTGCACGAGGACGTCCGAGAACCAGATGGCGGTGATCCGGTACCTCgttgaggagaagggcgccgacgtcaaCGCGGGAGGGAGCCACTTTGTAGGCATCCTGGGCCAGGCGTTCCTGAGCGGTACCGCGGAGCTTGTGACACATctcgtcgacaagggcaGCAAGATTGACGGCGTGGACCGGACGGGACTTCCGTCGTTATTCAACGTCTGCTTCCGCGAGAAGGGCGCCCTTGAGCTGCTGGACTTGGCCGTCGTGTCTcacggcgccgtcaccacTCTGAGTGCGCGGGATCGCATGGCTCGGACGATCCTGCACTGCGCCGCGATGGCCGGCCACATCGATCTGGTCAAGAGGctggtcgagctcgagccGGCGTTGGTGCagggccgcgacggcgacgggtGGACGGCGCTGCACTGGGCTgcgcgacggcctcgtctgGTGGATGACACCCCGAGTCGGGACGCCCATCAAGATGACGAGTCCAAGGCCCAAGTGATGCGTTTCCTGGTCGAGAAGGGGTGTCCCGGGCTCGAGGAGACGGTGTCGGCGGGCGAGCGGACGTGGACAGTTCTGGAGATTGCAAAGAACCACGGGGCTCCAGATGTTGTCGTTGATACTGTGAAgcagatgatggaggagagggaaacaACGGCGGAAGACTCGAGGGAAGCCCTTTTGAGGGAACACGACGGATGGTCGTGCGATGCCTGCCGCGGC CGAATCTGGGGCCCGTTGTACAAGTGCACGGGAGACAGCTGCTACGGCAACTTTGGGCTCTGCTTCAAGTGTATGCCTTACAAAGACCTGGTCCACGACCCAACACATATCCTGGTCGAAGATGGAGAAAGAGAGTGGTGA